The following proteins are co-located in the Euwallacea fornicatus isolate EFF26 chromosome 16, ASM4011564v1, whole genome shotgun sequence genome:
- the Mocs2A gene encoding molybdopterin synthase sulfur carrier subunit gives MVVKVKLLLFARARELAGKSVDTLILPDAISCHNLLEIIVKQYSLQQIRNNILISVNQDLCHIEDHLCLNEGDEVAIIPPLSGG, from the coding sequence ATGGTTGTAAAAGTAAAACTATTGCTATTTGCTCGTGCTAGAGAATTGGCCGGTAAAAGTGTAGATACTTTAATACTCCCGGATGCAATAAGCTGCCATAATCTTTTAGAAATAATCGTAAAACAATATTCTTTACAacaaataagaaataacaTTCTAATCTCAGTGAACCAAGATCTGTGCCATATTGAAGACCATCTTTGTCTCAACGAGGGTGACGAGGTTGCAATAATTCCTCCTCTCAGTGGAGGATAG
- the LOC136343874 gene encoding synaptic vesicle 2-related protein isoform X3: MVLKRTKGYQDIDGNSTAQSRNEPVDPDTIIPQEIEMASVAVVPDDTYTVTQAVNALGFGWFQVKLSLWTGLCWMADSMEMTILSILSPALHCSWHLTRYQQALTTTIVFLGMMLSSTFWGNLSDRYGRKHALSLCAVLLFYYGLLSSIAPSFMWMLLLRGLVGFAIGCTPQSVTLYAEFLPTKQRAKCVVLLDCFWALGACFEVALALIVMPTLGWQWLLALSTGPLLAFAMICPWLPESARYHVASGQTDKALETLEKIAKDNGKPMLLGRLVVDDVTLSSPHRGRFKDLLVPSLRLTSLLLWFIWSSCAFCYYGLVLMTTELFETSSIVCREGVKPGQSLDTCVADCRQLQTTDYIDLLWTTLAEFPGIFITISIIERFGRKKTMAVQFIAYAICCSFLVICPGKRAILTLMLFLARGIIAGVFQAAYVYTPEVYPTSLRSVGVGSCSAMARLGAMVTPYVAQVLLKTSISFATSIYAAAALLAAIACLLLPIETTGKELPENTVEQASANK, from the exons ATGGTATTAAAACGGACCAAAGGATATCAAGATATTGATGGGAATAGTACGGCTCAATCTAGAAATGAGCCTGTGGATCCCGATACTATAATTCCGCAAGAGATTGAAATGGCCTCAGTTGCAGTAGTTCCTGATG ATACATACACAGTAACTCAGGCAGTCAATGCCCTAGGATTTGGTTGGTTCCAAGTGAAACTCTCACTATGGACTGGCCTGTGTTGGATGGCAGACAGCATGGAAATGACTATTTTATCCATACTTTCGCCAGCATTACACTGCAGCTGGCACCTTACAAG GTATCAGCAAGCTTTAACAACAACTATAGTGTTCCTTGGAATGATGCTTTCCTCAACATTTTGGGGCAATCTAAGTGATAGATATGGAAGAAAGCAT GCACTAAGCTTATGTgcagtattattattttattatgggTTGCTAAGTTCAATAGCTCCCAGTTTCATGTGGATGCTTCTACTGAGGGGCCTTGTAGGTTTTGCCATCGGATGCACGCCGCAGTC TGTTACACTGTATGCTGAATTTTTGCCCACAAAGCAACGTGCAAAATGTGTAGTACTCCTTGAC TGTTTTTGGGCGTTAGGGGCTTGTTTTGAAGTAGCCTTAGCGTTAATCGTAATGCCCACTTTGGGTTGGCAATGGTTGTTAGCTTTGTCCACAGGCCCATTGTTAGCTTTTGCCATGATTTGTCCA tGGCTTCCAGAATCGGCTAGGTATCATGTTGCCAGCGGGCAGACTGATAAAGCTTTAGAAACTctagaaaaaattgcaaaagacAATGGTAAACCCATGCTTCTAGGGAGACTGGTGGTGGACGATGTCACCTTGTCTTCACCTCACAGAGGCCGTTTTAAGGACTTATTAGTACCATCTCTGAGGTTAACATCTCTACTTTTATGGTTCATATG GTCTTCCTGTGCTTTCTGTTATTACGGTTTGGTTTTGATGACTACTGAgttatttgaaacttcgtcGATTGTGTGCAGAGAAGGAGTAAAACCTGGACAGAGTTTGGATACTTGCGTCGCTGATTGCCGACAGCTCCAAACTACCGATTACATTGATTTATTGTGGACCACTTTAGCTGAATTTCCCG gtatttttataacaatatCTATTATCGAGCGATTTGGGAGAAAGAAAACGATGGCTGTTCAATTTATCGCCTACGCCATATGTTGCAGTTTTCTTGTTATTTGCCCGGGAAA GAGGGCCATATTGACCTTAATGCTATTTTTGGCGCGGGGCATTATAGCAGGAGTATTTCAAGCTGCATATGTTTATACCCCTGAAGTATATCCTACATCGCTCAGGTCAGTGGGCGTGGGGTCTTGCAGTGCTATGGCCAGATTGGGAGCTATGGTCACTCCATATGTAGCGCAG GTTCTTTTAAAGACATCGATATCTTTTGCTACTTCGATATACGCAGCAGCCGCTCTTTTGGCTGCCATTGCTTGTTTACTGTTACCTATTGAAACCACAGGAAAGGAGTTACCTGAAAACACGGTGGAACAAGCTAGCGCCAATAAGTGA
- the LOC136343873 gene encoding oxysterol-binding protein-related protein 9 isoform X1 — MAVMEGSLSKWTNVMKGWQYRWFVLDDNSGLLSYYTSKEKMMRGVRRGCVRLKGAVIGIDDEDDSTFTITVDHKTFHFQARDAEERHKWVHALEDTIIRHASRTRYDTYHVSPTIKDFDNKVSEADAYLQLMIEETKKVEDRIEILTEPEEKVKCQIILEHANVMLDNIKHSIVLLQIAKNTAHPVNGVYNPRPGTSSSVTSIHDDAIPVQAVIQQGIELGSECIENGRRALRTLSTATALIVPDMSYSSSEGEEDFFDANDDPFAGSQIPSPTSLRSFDNEGQTQLSKPNPPAMVNTAQRTPSVRKGSDNSSRSGNQENLDYDALYEDEDELDVEMESHGSVIRHLLSQVKIGMDLTKVVLPTFILERRSLLEMYADYFAHPDLFTCVPDLKDPRDRMVQVVKWYLSSYHAGRKSSVAKKPYNPILGEIFRCHWDVADDGVALNGTETVSDGPVPWCKRNQLTFVAEQVSHHPPISAFYAECVKKRISFNAHVYTKSKFLGLSVCVYNIGQGTVSVLDYNEEYVVTFPNGYGRSILTTPWIELGGTVTIHSPQTGYHCDIEFLTKPFYGNKKHKVTADVYGPDEKKPFLNISGEWNGVMEAKWVDKLEPELFIDVNALNIVKKQVRPISQQDDNESRKLWKEVTAGLKFNEIDKATNAKQALEQKQRDEAKERKESGKDWQTKLFKKCGEDQWFYVKPLKQRITAYATNAT; from the exons atggCAGTGATGGAGGGTTCCCTGAGTAAATGGACGAATGTGATGAAAGGATGGCAGTACCGATGGTTCGTCCTGGACGATAATTCCGGTCTTCTGTCATACTACACA tcAAAAGAGAAAATGATGCGCGGTGTTAGACGAGGCTGTGTCAGATTAAAAGGGGCAGTCATAGGCATTGATGACGAAGATGACAGCACCTTTACCATCACTGTAGATCACAAAACCTTCCACTTCCAAGCCAGGGACGCCGAGGAGCGCCACAAATGGGTGCATGCTTTGGAAGACACCATTATTAGGCACGCTAGTAGG ACAAGATACGACACGTACCACGTGTCTCCGACTATAAAAGACTTTGACAACAAAGTTTCGGAGGCTGACGCGTATCTACAGCTTATGATTGAAGAAACTAAG AAAGTAGAAGATAGGATAGAAATTTTAACCGAACCGGAAGAGAAGGTGAAGTGTCAGATTATTTTAGAGCATGCAAAT gtGATGTTGGATAATATAAAACATTCTATAGTGCTGCTTCAAATAGCCAAG AATACAGCTCATCCAGTTAATGGTGTATACAATCCGAGACCTGGAACGTCCAGCAGTGTCACGTCCATTCATGATG atGCGATTCCAGTACAAGCAGTTATTCAACAGGGTATAGAACTTGGGTCGGAATGCATCGAAAATGGCCGAAGAGCTCTTAGAACTTTGT CTACGGCAACCGCCTTAATAGTACCTGATATGTCATACTCAAGTTCGGAAGGAGAAGAAGACTTTTTCGACGCCAACGACGACCCATTCGCTGGGAGCCAAATACCATCACCCAC CAGTTTGCGGTCTTTCGATAATGAAGGTCAAACGCAATTGTCCAAGCCTAACCCGCCCGCAATGGTCAATACAGCCCAAAGAACACCGTCCGTCCGGAAAGGCAGCGATAATTCGTCGAGGAGTGGAAATCAGGAAAATCTTGATTATGATG cattatACGAAGATGAGGACGAGCTTGATGTAGAAATGGAGAGCCATGGATCTGTCATTAGACACCTTCTCTCCCAAGTGAAAATTGGGATGGACCTAACTAAAGTAGTACTGCCGACATTTATTTTAGAGAGACGGTCTCTCTTGGAAATGTACGCAGATTATTTCGCACATCCAGATTTATTCACATG TGTCCCTGATTTGAAAGACCCAAGAGATCGAATGGTGCAGGTAGTCAAATGGTACTTATCATCCTATCATGCTGGCCGTAAAAGTTCCGTAGCCAAGAAACCGTACAACCCCATTTTGGGGGAAATATTCCGGTGCCATTGGGATGTTGCCGATGATGGTGTTGCTCTGAATGGGACCGAAACTGTTTCGGACGGTCCGGTACCTTGGTGCAAACGAAACCAATTGACTTTTGTTGCGGAACAAGTATCGCATCACCCTCCTA TATCTGCATTTTATGCCGAATGCGTGAAAAAGCGGATAAGTTTCAATGCTCATGTATATACAAAGTCTAAGTTCCTCGGTCTTTCCGTTTGTGTTTACAACATAGGTCAAGGGACCGTTTCT GTGCTTGACTACAACGAAGAATACGTGGTAACATTTCCCAACGGGTACGGAAGGTCGATCCTGACGACGCCTTGGATCGAATTAGGCGGAACTGTGACTATACATTCCCCACAAACAGGTTATCATTGTGATATAGAGTTTCTTACGAAGCCCTTTTACGGAAACAAGAAACATAAGGTTACGGCTGATGTGTATGGGCCCGACGAAAAAAAGCCGTTTTTGAATATTAGCGGTGAATGGAATGGTGTTATGGAAGCCAAATGGGTTGATAAA CTTGAACCcgaattatttattgacgTAAACGCACTGAACATAGTGAAGAAACAAGTCAGACCTATCAGCCAACAGGATGACAACGAATCTAGAAAACTGTGGAAGGAAGTAACTGCCGGATTAAAGTTTAACGAAATAGATAAAGCCACTAACGCCAAACAGGCGTTGGAGCAAAAGCAAAGGGATGAGGCTAAGGAGAGAAAAGAGAGTGGAAAAGACTGGCAAACGAAA ttgtttaaaaaatgcggGGAGGACCAATGGTTTTACGTAAAACCATTGAAACAGCGCATTACCGCGTATGCAACGAACGCCACGTGA
- the LOC136343873 gene encoding oxysterol-binding protein-related protein 9 isoform X2, which yields MMRLLNSKLTFRRRSSLRSFDNEGQTQLSKPNPPAMVNTAQRTPSVRKGSDNSSRSGNQENLDYDALYEDEDELDVEMESHGSVIRHLLSQVKIGMDLTKVVLPTFILERRSLLEMYADYFAHPDLFTCVPDLKDPRDRMVQVVKWYLSSYHAGRKSSVAKKPYNPILGEIFRCHWDVADDGVALNGTETVSDGPVPWCKRNQLTFVAEQVSHHPPISAFYAECVKKRISFNAHVYTKSKFLGLSVCVYNIGQGTVSVLDYNEEYVVTFPNGYGRSILTTPWIELGGTVTIHSPQTGYHCDIEFLTKPFYGNKKHKVTADVYGPDEKKPFLNISGEWNGVMEAKWVDKLEPELFIDVNALNIVKKQVRPISQQDDNESRKLWKEVTAGLKFNEIDKATNAKQALEQKQRDEAKERKESGKDWQTKLFKKCGEDQWFYVKPLKQRITAYATNAT from the exons ATGATGCGCCTTTTGAATAGCAAGCTGACGTTTCGACGTCGAAG CAGTTTGCGGTCTTTCGATAATGAAGGTCAAACGCAATTGTCCAAGCCTAACCCGCCCGCAATGGTCAATACAGCCCAAAGAACACCGTCCGTCCGGAAAGGCAGCGATAATTCGTCGAGGAGTGGAAATCAGGAAAATCTTGATTATGATG cattatACGAAGATGAGGACGAGCTTGATGTAGAAATGGAGAGCCATGGATCTGTCATTAGACACCTTCTCTCCCAAGTGAAAATTGGGATGGACCTAACTAAAGTAGTACTGCCGACATTTATTTTAGAGAGACGGTCTCTCTTGGAAATGTACGCAGATTATTTCGCACATCCAGATTTATTCACATG TGTCCCTGATTTGAAAGACCCAAGAGATCGAATGGTGCAGGTAGTCAAATGGTACTTATCATCCTATCATGCTGGCCGTAAAAGTTCCGTAGCCAAGAAACCGTACAACCCCATTTTGGGGGAAATATTCCGGTGCCATTGGGATGTTGCCGATGATGGTGTTGCTCTGAATGGGACCGAAACTGTTTCGGACGGTCCGGTACCTTGGTGCAAACGAAACCAATTGACTTTTGTTGCGGAACAAGTATCGCATCACCCTCCTA TATCTGCATTTTATGCCGAATGCGTGAAAAAGCGGATAAGTTTCAATGCTCATGTATATACAAAGTCTAAGTTCCTCGGTCTTTCCGTTTGTGTTTACAACATAGGTCAAGGGACCGTTTCT GTGCTTGACTACAACGAAGAATACGTGGTAACATTTCCCAACGGGTACGGAAGGTCGATCCTGACGACGCCTTGGATCGAATTAGGCGGAACTGTGACTATACATTCCCCACAAACAGGTTATCATTGTGATATAGAGTTTCTTACGAAGCCCTTTTACGGAAACAAGAAACATAAGGTTACGGCTGATGTGTATGGGCCCGACGAAAAAAAGCCGTTTTTGAATATTAGCGGTGAATGGAATGGTGTTATGGAAGCCAAATGGGTTGATAAA CTTGAACCcgaattatttattgacgTAAACGCACTGAACATAGTGAAGAAACAAGTCAGACCTATCAGCCAACAGGATGACAACGAATCTAGAAAACTGTGGAAGGAAGTAACTGCCGGATTAAAGTTTAACGAAATAGATAAAGCCACTAACGCCAAACAGGCGTTGGAGCAAAAGCAAAGGGATGAGGCTAAGGAGAGAAAAGAGAGTGGAAAAGACTGGCAAACGAAA ttgtttaaaaaatgcggGGAGGACCAATGGTTTTACGTAAAACCATTGAAACAGCGCATTACCGCGTATGCAACGAACGCCACGTGA
- the LOC136343874 gene encoding synaptic vesicle 2-related protein isoform X2 has protein sequence MVLKRTKGYQDIDGNSTAQSRNEPVDPDTIIPQEIEMASVAVVPDDTYTVTQAVNALGFGWFQVKLSLWTGLCWMADSMEMTILSILSPALHCSWHLTRYQQALTTTIVFLGMMLSSTFWGNLSDRYGRKHALSLCAVLLFYYGLLSSIAPSFMWMLLLRGLVGFAIGCTPQSVTLYAEFLPTKQRAKCVVLLDVSRFPCNQSTSNRIVILQCFWALGACFEVALALIVMPTLGWQWLLALSTGPLLAFAMICPWLPESARYHVASGQTDKALETLEKIAKDNGKPMLLGRLVVDDVTLSSPHRGRFKDLLVPSLRLTSLLLWFIWSSCAFCYYGLVLMTTELFETSSIVCREGVKPGQSLDTCVADCRQLQTTDYIDLLWTTLAEFPGIFITISIIERFGRKKTMAVQFIAYAICCSFLVICPGKRAILTLMLFLARGIIAGVFQAAYVYTPEVYPTSLRSVGVGSCSAMARLGAMVTPYVAQVNSSFKDIDIFCYFDIRSSRSFGCHCLFTVTY, from the exons ATGGTATTAAAACGGACCAAAGGATATCAAGATATTGATGGGAATAGTACGGCTCAATCTAGAAATGAGCCTGTGGATCCCGATACTATAATTCCGCAAGAGATTGAAATGGCCTCAGTTGCAGTAGTTCCTGATG ATACATACACAGTAACTCAGGCAGTCAATGCCCTAGGATTTGGTTGGTTCCAAGTGAAACTCTCACTATGGACTGGCCTGTGTTGGATGGCAGACAGCATGGAAATGACTATTTTATCCATACTTTCGCCAGCATTACACTGCAGCTGGCACCTTACAAG GTATCAGCAAGCTTTAACAACAACTATAGTGTTCCTTGGAATGATGCTTTCCTCAACATTTTGGGGCAATCTAAGTGATAGATATGGAAGAAAGCAT GCACTAAGCTTATGTgcagtattattattttattatgggTTGCTAAGTTCAATAGCTCCCAGTTTCATGTGGATGCTTCTACTGAGGGGCCTTGTAGGTTTTGCCATCGGATGCACGCCGCAGTC TGTTACACTGTATGCTGAATTTTTGCCCACAAAGCAACGTGCAAAATGTGTAGTACTCCTTGACGTAAGTCGATTTCCCTGTAACCAATCAACGTCAAATAGAATAGTTATTTTGCAGTGTTTTTGGGCGTTAGGGGCTTGTTTTGAAGTAGCCTTAGCGTTAATCGTAATGCCCACTTTGGGTTGGCAATGGTTGTTAGCTTTGTCCACAGGCCCATTGTTAGCTTTTGCCATGATTTGTCCA tGGCTTCCAGAATCGGCTAGGTATCATGTTGCCAGCGGGCAGACTGATAAAGCTTTAGAAACTctagaaaaaattgcaaaagacAATGGTAAACCCATGCTTCTAGGGAGACTGGTGGTGGACGATGTCACCTTGTCTTCACCTCACAGAGGCCGTTTTAAGGACTTATTAGTACCATCTCTGAGGTTAACATCTCTACTTTTATGGTTCATATG GTCTTCCTGTGCTTTCTGTTATTACGGTTTGGTTTTGATGACTACTGAgttatttgaaacttcgtcGATTGTGTGCAGAGAAGGAGTAAAACCTGGACAGAGTTTGGATACTTGCGTCGCTGATTGCCGACAGCTCCAAACTACCGATTACATTGATTTATTGTGGACCACTTTAGCTGAATTTCCCG gtatttttataacaatatCTATTATCGAGCGATTTGGGAGAAAGAAAACGATGGCTGTTCAATTTATCGCCTACGCCATATGTTGCAGTTTTCTTGTTATTTGCCCGGGAAA GAGGGCCATATTGACCTTAATGCTATTTTTGGCGCGGGGCATTATAGCAGGAGTATTTCAAGCTGCATATGTTTATACCCCTGAAGTATATCCTACATCGCTCAGGTCAGTGGGCGTGGGGTCTTGCAGTGCTATGGCCAGATTGGGAGCTATGGTCACTCCATATGTAGCGCAGGTAAACA GTTCTTTTAAAGACATCGATATCTTTTGCTACTTCGATATACGCAGCAGCCGCTCTTTTGGCTGCCATTGCTTGTTTACTGTTACCTATTGA
- the Mocs2B gene encoding molybdopterin synthase catalytic subunit, translated as MSNFLAFKTDKLNIQDVTNLVTSTSCGAISVFIGTTRDKFEGKTVVNLEYEAYESMGIKAMERICTEIRKEWPEVENIAMYHRLGEVPIKETSVVIAISSPHREEALKATEFCINHLKQSVPIWKKEVYSNNEATWKENKESDNEVYPPRRKKCKFDIVQEVQTDYIPPHLIQIKALNSELNTRIEKFMERKRAEINAHNDREFFRCQKDPDYSCARIDATVPKRKDSKSHLQVERVLNCYQYRDQKDWNYMKKYIPSNGIEERVHILESQLSLGNAAPKSIYQRLKHLEDRLLLLESLSPEYLQFWEKSSVMSNKSLKKKIFLPSELDELIAEVEKKCLSNN; from the exons ATGAGCAACTTCTTAGCTTTTAAAACTGACAAACTGAATATTCAGGATGTTACTAACTTGGTTACTTCAACTTCTTGTGGGGCTATATCAGTTTTCATTGGAACCACTAGGGATAAATTTGAAGGAAAGACTGTAGTTAATCTCGAATATGAAGCTTATGAATCAATGGGAATTAAAGCAATGGAAAGGATCTGTACTGAGATTAGAAAAGAATGGCCTGAAGTGGAAAATATTGCCATGTATCATAG attgGGTGAGGTTCCTATTAAAGAAACCAGTGTTGTAATTGCCATCTCCTCCCCTCACAGAGAGGAGGCCTTAAAAGCAACGGAGTTTTGCATAAACCACTTAAAGCAATCTGTTCCTATTTGGAAGAAGGAGGTGTATTCCAATAATGAGGCAACTTGGAAGGAAAATAAAGAAT ctgATAATGAAGTATATCCCCCACGAAGGAAAAAATGCAAGTTCGATATTGTTCAAGAAGTTCAAACAGATTATATTCCACCACATTTAATACAAATCAAAGCCTTAAATTCTGAACTTAATACCAGGATTGAGAAGTTTATGGAAAGAAAAAGAGCTGAAATTAATGCTCATAATGATAGAGAATTTTTTAGATG CCAAAAGGATCCTGATTATAGTTGCGCAAGAATAGATGCTACTGTACCAAAAAGGAAAGATTCAAAAAGTCATTTACAAG ttgaaagGGTTTTGAATTGCTATCAATACAGAGACCAAAAGGACTGGAactacatgaaaaaatatatacctTCTAATGGCATTGAAGAGCGAGTTCACATATTAGAATCGCAATTAAGCTTAGGAAACGCTGCGCCAAAAAGTATCTATCAAAGACTTAAACACTTGGAAGACCGTTTACTCTTGCTAGAAAGTCTGTCTCctgaatatttacaattttgg GAGAAATCGTCCGTGATGTCCAAtaaatcattgaaaaaaaaaatatttttaccatCAGAATTAGATGAGCTTATTGCAGAAGTGGAGAAGAAATGtttaagtaataattaa
- the LOC136343876 gene encoding glutathione S-transferase 1-like: MGLTIYHFPPSAPSRGALLAAKALNLDVDVQIVNLFKKDQLQEDFVKINPQHTVPTLTDGDFTLWDSHAIGPYLATVYGKDRSFYPTNPKERAIVDQRLYFDCGTLHPRVRAIFYPIIYLGEDQILDELKQPLEEALGFLDVFLEGNNFVAGNKLTVADCSLVATVANLVAVGWNIKPYANVNNWFARCTLTIPGYAEVNQAGAEEYAKVVKSKMAPGQLH; this comes from the exons ATGGGATTAACTATCTATCACTTCCCTCCCAGTGCTCCTTCCAGAGGAGCTTTGCTGGCTGCAAAAGCCTTAAACCTTGACGTGGACGTGCAAATAGTTAATCTATTTAAAAAGGACCAACTCCAGGAGGACTTTGTTAAG ATTAATCCACAACACACAGTACCTACACTCACAGATGGGGACTTTACGCTTTGGGACAGCCATGCTATTGGGCCTTATTTGGCCACAGTCTATGGCAAAGACCGAAGTTTCTATCCTACTAATCCAAAGGAAAGAGCTATTGTGGATCAGAGATTGTATTTCGATTGTGGAACTTTACATCCTCGAGTCAGAGCAATTTTT TATCCTATAATATATCTTGGAGAAGATCAAATTCTTGATGAGTTGAAACAGCCTTTAGAGGAAGCCTTAGGATTCTTAGATGTTTTTCTTGAAGGGAATAATTTTGTTGcaggaaataaattaacagTTGCAGATTGTTCCTTAGTGGCAACAGTGGCAAATCTTGTG gctGTTGGTTGGAATATTAAACCTTATGCCAATGTGAACAATTGGTTTGCTAGGTGCACATTAACCATTCCTGGATATGCTGAAGTGAATCAGGCTGGTGCCGAAGAATATGCTAAAgttgttaaaagtaaaatggCGCCTGGCCAGTTACATTAA
- the LOC136343874 gene encoding synaptic vesicle 2-related protein isoform X1: MVLKRTKGYQDIDGNSTAQSRNEPVDPDTIIPQEIEMASVAVVPDDTYTVTQAVNALGFGWFQVKLSLWTGLCWMADSMEMTILSILSPALHCSWHLTRYQQALTTTIVFLGMMLSSTFWGNLSDRYGRKHALSLCAVLLFYYGLLSSIAPSFMWMLLLRGLVGFAIGCTPQSVTLYAEFLPTKQRAKCVVLLDVSRFPCNQSTSNRIVILQCFWALGACFEVALALIVMPTLGWQWLLALSTGPLLAFAMICPWLPESARYHVASGQTDKALETLEKIAKDNGKPMLLGRLVVDDVTLSSPHRGRFKDLLVPSLRLTSLLLWFIWSSCAFCYYGLVLMTTELFETSSIVCREGVKPGQSLDTCVADCRQLQTTDYIDLLWTTLAEFPGIFITISIIERFGRKKTMAVQFIAYAICCSFLVICPGKRAILTLMLFLARGIIAGVFQAAYVYTPEVYPTSLRSVGVGSCSAMARLGAMVTPYVAQVLLKTSISFATSIYAAAALLAAIACLLLPIETTGKELPENTVEQASANK; this comes from the exons ATGGTATTAAAACGGACCAAAGGATATCAAGATATTGATGGGAATAGTACGGCTCAATCTAGAAATGAGCCTGTGGATCCCGATACTATAATTCCGCAAGAGATTGAAATGGCCTCAGTTGCAGTAGTTCCTGATG ATACATACACAGTAACTCAGGCAGTCAATGCCCTAGGATTTGGTTGGTTCCAAGTGAAACTCTCACTATGGACTGGCCTGTGTTGGATGGCAGACAGCATGGAAATGACTATTTTATCCATACTTTCGCCAGCATTACACTGCAGCTGGCACCTTACAAG GTATCAGCAAGCTTTAACAACAACTATAGTGTTCCTTGGAATGATGCTTTCCTCAACATTTTGGGGCAATCTAAGTGATAGATATGGAAGAAAGCAT GCACTAAGCTTATGTgcagtattattattttattatgggTTGCTAAGTTCAATAGCTCCCAGTTTCATGTGGATGCTTCTACTGAGGGGCCTTGTAGGTTTTGCCATCGGATGCACGCCGCAGTC TGTTACACTGTATGCTGAATTTTTGCCCACAAAGCAACGTGCAAAATGTGTAGTACTCCTTGACGTAAGTCGATTTCCCTGTAACCAATCAACGTCAAATAGAATAGTTATTTTGCAGTGTTTTTGGGCGTTAGGGGCTTGTTTTGAAGTAGCCTTAGCGTTAATCGTAATGCCCACTTTGGGTTGGCAATGGTTGTTAGCTTTGTCCACAGGCCCATTGTTAGCTTTTGCCATGATTTGTCCA tGGCTTCCAGAATCGGCTAGGTATCATGTTGCCAGCGGGCAGACTGATAAAGCTTTAGAAACTctagaaaaaattgcaaaagacAATGGTAAACCCATGCTTCTAGGGAGACTGGTGGTGGACGATGTCACCTTGTCTTCACCTCACAGAGGCCGTTTTAAGGACTTATTAGTACCATCTCTGAGGTTAACATCTCTACTTTTATGGTTCATATG GTCTTCCTGTGCTTTCTGTTATTACGGTTTGGTTTTGATGACTACTGAgttatttgaaacttcgtcGATTGTGTGCAGAGAAGGAGTAAAACCTGGACAGAGTTTGGATACTTGCGTCGCTGATTGCCGACAGCTCCAAACTACCGATTACATTGATTTATTGTGGACCACTTTAGCTGAATTTCCCG gtatttttataacaatatCTATTATCGAGCGATTTGGGAGAAAGAAAACGATGGCTGTTCAATTTATCGCCTACGCCATATGTTGCAGTTTTCTTGTTATTTGCCCGGGAAA GAGGGCCATATTGACCTTAATGCTATTTTTGGCGCGGGGCATTATAGCAGGAGTATTTCAAGCTGCATATGTTTATACCCCTGAAGTATATCCTACATCGCTCAGGTCAGTGGGCGTGGGGTCTTGCAGTGCTATGGCCAGATTGGGAGCTATGGTCACTCCATATGTAGCGCAG GTTCTTTTAAAGACATCGATATCTTTTGCTACTTCGATATACGCAGCAGCCGCTCTTTTGGCTGCCATTGCTTGTTTACTGTTACCTATTGAAACCACAGGAAAGGAGTTACCTGAAAACACGGTGGAACAAGCTAGCGCCAATAAGTGA